From a region of the Calliphora vicina chromosome 4, idCalVici1.1, whole genome shotgun sequence genome:
- the LOC135957112 gene encoding GPN-loop GTPase 1, producing the protein MAASSSASPLAVENGPQSTPICLIVLGMAGSGKTTFVQKLTQTSFEQYKPYVINLDPACRETPYHCNIDIRDTVNYKEVMKQYKLGPNGGIVTSLNLFATKFEKVVELIRRAGQQGHKWCIIDTPGQIEVFTWSASGTIITEALATMFPTIVVYVMDVVRSISPTTFMSNMLYACSILYKARLPFVVVMNKIDMQDHDFAVEWMTDFEAFQESLEKEQNYISNLTRTMSLTLDEFYSDLKTCGISSKTGVGFARFFTLVAELELEYEKDYKAEYNKLRVEKLAEQTKKTEQKLDKIAKSKGTGSEVMLTGFVEEVSSGRELSDVYLKHPGNESSEDEEGQEEEAPFNEDQVEEQNFQQFVQQHIDHLASKK; encoded by the exons ATGGCTGCTTCCTCCTCGGCATCACCATTAGCGGTAGAAAATGGCCCCCAGTCTACACCCATATGTTTGATTGTGTTGGGCATGGCCGGCTCCGGCAAAACCACATTTGTGCAAAAACTAACCCAGACCTCTTTCGAGCAATACAAACCCTATGTGATAAATTTGGATCCGGCCTGCCGAGAAACTCCCTATCATTGTAATATAGACATTCGAGATACCGTCAACTACAAAGAAGTAATGAAACAATATAAACTGGGACCTAATGGAGGCATAGTAACATCGTTGAATTTATTTGCCACcaaatttgaaaaagtagtgGAATTAATACGGAGAGCTGGACAACAGGGTCACAAATGGTGTATTATAGATACACCAGGTCAAATAGAGGTATTTACCTGGTCTGCCTCGGGTACCATAATAACAGAGGCCTTGGCCACCATGTTTCCCACAATCGTAGTGTATGTTATGGATGTGGTGCGGTCTATTAGTCCCACCACCTTTATGTCCAATATGTTGTATGCCTGCTCTATATTATACAAGGCTAGGCTGCCGTTTGTGGTGGTCATGAATAAG ATTGATATGCAAGATCATGATTTTGCTGTGGAATGGATGACCGACTTTGAGGCTTTCCAGGAGTCTTTGGAAAAGGAACAAAACTATATTAGCAATTTAACACGCACCATGTCTTTAACTCTGGATGAATTTTATAGTGATTTAAAGACCTGTGGTATTTCCTCTAAAACGGGGGTGGGCTTTGCTAGATTCTTTACATTGGTGGCAGAATTAGAGTTGGAATATGAGAA GGATTATAAGGCCGAGTATAATAAATTACGTGTGGAAAAATTAGCGGAACAGACCAAGAAAACTGAACAAAAACTGGATAAGATTGCTAAAAGTAAAGGCACGGGCAGTGAGGTTATGCTGACAGGGTTTGTGGAAGAG GTCTCTTCTGGTCGTGAACTTTCTGATGTTTATCTAAAACATCCTGGCAATGAAAGTTCCGAAGACGAAGAAGGCCAAGAGGAAGAAGCACCCTTCAATGAAGATCAAGTGGAAGAACAAAATTTCCAACAATTTGTGCAACAACATATAGATCATTTGGCCTccaagaaataa